The following is a genomic window from Flavobacterium sp..
ATGCAATTCAACATTATTTGGACCTAAAATCATATCGTGAATAAATTCGTTATCCGCTCCCCAAGCAAAATCATGCACGTTAGGCGCATAAAAATGCCAAGTTAAATTTTTGTTTTTTTTAGGATAAACCACTTGTACACCCGCATCTTGATAGCCGTGACCAATTTCGTTTTTGTTTTGTAAATAACCTGTTCCACCAATAGTGTAGGCTTTGTCAATGGTGATTTTTACATCAAAATTTCCCCAAACACCATGAAATTCTCTTGCAATGTATGGGTTAGCGTGCCATCCTTCGAAATCATATTCACATAATTTTGGATACCATTGGGTCATTGATAAAGCAACGCTTTCTTCTGAAATCCTTCCAGAACGTCGAATTTGTAATGGTACTTGTCCTTGAAAATCTAAGGAAAGTGTTGTTTTTTGTTTTGGTAAAATAGCTTTTGCCAATGTAACTTCTAAAATAGTTCCTACTACTTTTGTGGTTGCTGCAACCCCATCTTGTTTGAAATTAGCGATGTTTAAATAGCCAATTTCGTTTGGTTGTAAGGTGCTGATTTTACTTTCTTTTATGTCTTTTCCTTCTTTCTTAAAGGTTCGCACCATGCGTTTATCTGGGTCGGAAATCGATTGTAAACGTGCATCCATTTCGCTTCCAGGTTGAAAAGCGTTATTATACAAATGATAATACACTTTATGTAAGGTATCATTTGAATTATTGGTGTACACAATTTCTTGTTTTCCGGTATATTGGAATTTTTTCACATCCATTTTCACATCCATTTTATAGTCAACGTGTTGTTGCCAATAGCCTGGATTTGGATTGTTTTGCCCAAACGATAAGAAGGGAACTAAACTTAAAAACAATAATTTTTTCATATTCGTTTTTTAAAAGAAAACCTACAAGACAGCTTATATCTTGTAGGATTTTGAAATAGTTATGTAATTCTTTACGACTGTTATTTAGCCATTTTTGCCGCTAAAACTAAGGCATTATAAGCATTTACAATTCTGCCCGATTTTGATGCATCAGCAAAATTAGCTTTATGTTTGTCTTCACCAATAGTTACAGTGTTTTTTAAAGGAGTTCCACTTTCCATAATGATTTGTTTTACTTGAACAGCAGTTAAACTAGGATAGTACGAACGAATTAATGTTGCAACACCCGCCACATTTGGAGAAGCCATTGATGTTCCTTGTAAATATTCATACGTGTTTAAAGGTGTTGTTGCATATATCTCATCTCCTGGAGCATAAATATCTACATTGTTTTTTCCGTAATTAGAAAAATCAGCAATCATTTTACTTCCATAAGCTGGAGAAAGAGCACCAATAATTAATACGTTTTTAGCAAATTCTGGACTTCCATCGTAAGTGTCATTTGGATATTTGTTCGTAACATCTAAATCAAATGATTCATTTCCAGCAGCAATTACTACTAAAACATCTTTTGATTCTGCGTATTTAATAGCATCGATTACCCATTCTTTTTGTTGTGAATAGTATTTTCCGAATGAACCGTTGATTACTTTAGCACCATTATCCACCGCATAACGAATTCCTAAAGCGATATCTTTATCATATTCATCACCATTAGGAACTGCTCTTACCGTTAATATTTGAGCATTATTAGTTACACCATCACCACCAAGATTATTTCCTCTAACTTGAGCTACAATTCCAGCAACGTGTGTTCCGTGTTTTGCTTCTTTTGGCTCAGGACCAACTACATTATTGTTTCCGTATTTCGTGTCGTTCAAATCGTTTGGATTATCACCCACAATTTTTCTACCATCAAACTCAACATTTAAATTATAGTTTATTTGTCCATAAACATAGTCTTTAAATTCTTCAATTTGAGCATCAAATTCAGCCTTGGTAGATTTGCTTAAAATTTGCGTAAACATAGCTTTTGCTTGTTTAACCCCAGTTTCATCCGATTGAATTGCTTTTACTTCTTCTAGCGTAAAATCACTTTTTTTAAGGAAAGTTGCTACTGTTTTCTCAGTATTTAATATAAAATCTAATTGTTGTTTTTGTGGCTGAATTCCTTTTAGCTCTTCCTCTAATTCCGCTTTCGCTTTATCATAATCTGGAGTTCCAGGCCCTTTTTTAACAATACGCGTCATTTCTAATTGTTCATGAACAGCATCCCCTAAGAAATTCCACCCATGTATATCATCAATGTATCCGTTTTTGTCATCGTCAATGCCATTTCCAGTAATCTCTTTTGGATTGGTCCAAATCACCGCTTTCAAATCTTCGTGATTGATATCAACGCCTGAATCTACAATTCCAACGATAACTTTTTTACCCTTTTTTCCTTTGATTAATTCTTTATAAGCTTTGTCAACACTCATTCCAGGAATCGTGTCTTTTACTAAATCTAAATGACTCCAACGTTTTAAATCATTTTCTGCAACTGGAGTAGTTTTTAAAGGTAAATTATTAATATTTTCAACTGGAGTTGAAACCATTTTTTGTGTTCCGCAACTTGCTAAAGCAAAGGCAAAAGCTAAACTTAAGTATAGAGGTCTAAAATTTCTCTTCATTTTTTAATTAATTAAATTTCAGTTATTGGACTGATATGTTGTGTAATTGTTACAATTAAATAACTTTTTTATTTTAAAATGTCTTCACTTTTAAAAACTTCTTTTAATCGAACCCCTTTTTCTGTTTTTTCTACCGTAATAATTTCATTGTGTGCATCGTGCTCTAAAAACAAATAATAATTATTTTCTGCAGCAGCATTCATGAATTTTGCTTTTTCGTCCAATGTTAATAAAGGTCTTGTGTCGTAACCCATAACGTAAGGAATCGGAATATGTCCGGCAGTTGCTAATAAATCACCACAAAAAACGATGGTTTTTGCGTTGTAATTGATATGTGGTAACATTTGTTTTTCGGTATGCCCGTCCGCAAAGAAAATTCCAAAACCAAGTTCCGATTCAGATAAAAAATCACCATCTGGCCTTTTAATAAAATTCAATTGACCACTTTCTTGCATCGGAATGATGTTTTCATGAAGAAATGATGCTTTTTCTCTTGAATTAGGTTTTGTTGACCATTCCCAATGGTTTTCGTTGGTCCAGAATTTTGCGTTTTTAAAAGCTACTTCGTAACCCGTTTTGTCTTTGTTCCAATTCACGCTTCCTCCACAATGATCAAAATGCAAATGCGTCATAAACACATCGGTAATATCATCGCGGTGAAAACCAGCTTTTTCTAGCGACTTATCTAATGAATGGTCACCCCAAAGCGAATAATAGCCAAAAAATTTATCCGATTGTTTGTTGCCCATTCCAGTATCAATTAGTGTCAAACGATTTCCGTCTTCAATTAGTAAACATCTTGCAGCGATGTCAATTAAGTTGTTTTCATCGGCCGGATTGGTTTTATTCCAAATGGTTTTTGGAACTACGCCAAACATAGCACCACCGTCTAATTTAAAATTTCCGGCTTCTATTGGATATAGTTTCATTTTTATATAAATTTCCTGCAATTTACAAAAATTGATAATACATTTTTCCAACATGCTTTATAAATAAAATTTATACTTTAATAAGTTATAAAAATGTTAGCAATTCTTGTAAAAAGTAATTTATAACTTATCTTTGCCGTTAATTTAGACAAAATCAAAATAAGAAATGATTAAAGTATCTGATACAGCAAGTAAAAAAATCATCAGCATGATGCAAGAAGATGGTTTTGACGCAGCCAAAGATTACGTGCGAGTAGGCGTAAAAAGTGGTGGTTGTTCCGGTTTGTCTTATGAATTGAAATTTGACAACCAAATATGTGAAAACGATAAAATATTTGAAGATAATAATGTAAAAATTGCCGTTGAGAAAAAGAGTTTTCTTTATTTGGCAGGAACAATATTAGAATTTTCAGGTGGTTTAAACGGAAAAGGATTTGTTTTTAACAATCCAAATGCACAAAGAACGTGTGGATGTGGAGAGAGTTTCTCTCTATAAATCAAAAATTATGAGTAAATATACTGAGGACGACTTAAAAGTCGAATTAGAAAATAAAGAATACGAATACGGATTTTATACCGAATTGGACTCGGAAACGTTTCCTGTTGGGCTAAATGAAGACATTGTTCGTGCGATTTCAAAGAAAAAAGAAGAGCCTGAATGGATGACCGAATGGCGTTTAGAAGCCTTCAGAGCTTGGCAAGAAATGATTGAGCCTGAATGGGCAAATGTGCATTACGAAAAACCAGATTTTCAAGCAATTTCGTATTATTCAGCACCTAAAAAAGCCGATCCTAATAAAAAATTAGAAGATGTGGATCCTGAACTTTTGGCGATGTACAAAAAGTTAGGAATTTCGGTTGATGAACAAAAGAAAATGAACAATGTAGCGATTGATATCGTGGTAGATTCGGTTTCTGTAGCCACGACTTTCAAGAAAACATTAAACGAAAAAGGGATTATTTTTTGTTCGATTTCGGAAGCGATTAAAGAACATCCAGAATTAGTTCGTAAATATTTAGGAACCATCGTTCCGCAGAAAGATAATTTTTATGCGGCTTTAAATTCGGCGGTTTTCTCGGACGGAAGTTTCTGTTATATTCCAAAAGGTGTTCGTTGTCCAATGGAATTATCAACCTATTTCCGTATCAATCAAGGAGGAACAGGTCAGTTTGAAAGAACGTTACTAATTGCTGATGAAGGAAGTTATGTTTCTTATTTAGAAGGTTGTACGGCGCCAAGTCGTGATGAAAACCAATTGCACGCTGCTGTTGTAGAATTAATTGCGATGGACGATGCCGAAATCAAATATTCAACTGTTCAAAACTGGTATCCAGGAAACAAAGAAGGCAAAGGAGGAGTTTATAACTTCGTTACCAAAAGAGGTTTCTGTGAGAAAAACGCTAAAATTTCTTGGACACAAGTAGAAACAGGTTCGGCGGTAACTTGGAAATATCCATCAGTTGTGTTGAAAGGCGATAATTCAATTGGAGAATTTTACTCCATTGCAGTAACCAACAATTATCAACAAGCCGATACCGGAACGAAGATGATTCACTTGGGTAAAAATACCAAATCGACGATTATCTCTAAAGGAATTTCAGCAGGTAAATCACAAAATAGTTATAGAGGATTAGTGCAAATAGGAGCAAGAGCTGAAAATGCTCGAAATTTCTCACAATGTGATTCGTTGTTAATGGGGAATAATTGTGGTGCACACACATTCCCATATATCGAAAGTAAAAATGCTTCGGCAAAAATTGAACACGAAGCTACGACTTCAAAAATTGGTGAGGACCAAGTGTTTTATTGCAACCAACGCGGAATTCCTACCGAAAAAGCAATTGCCTTAATCGTAAACGGTTTCAGTAAGGAAGTATTGAATAAATTGCCAATGGAATTTGCTGTGGAAGCGCAGAAATTGTTGGAAATTTCGTTAGAAGGTTCAGTAGGATAGTTTTGTTTCAAGTTTCAGGTTTCACGTTATACCTGAACGTAAAAACAATTAGAATAGAATTTAAAATTAATTTAATATAAACGTTTCAAGAACAACATTTCATAAACTTGAAACTTTAAACCTGAAACTAAAATGTTACAGATAAAAAACTTACACGCTTCGGTAGAAGACAAAGAAATATTAAAAGGAATCAACCTAGAAATTAAAGCAGGAGAAGTACATGCGATTATGGGACCAAATGGTGCCGGAAAATCAACATTATCTTCTATTATTGCTGGAAATGAAAATTATGAAGTTTCTGAAGGAGAAATCTTTTTAGACGGTGAAGAAATTTCAGAATTAGCACCTGAAGAAAGAGCACACAAAGGTGTTTTCTTATCGTTTCAATATCCTGTAGAAATTCCTGGAGTTTCGGTAACGAATTTCATTAAAACCGCAATTAACGAAAAACGTAAGGCAAACAATCAAGACGAAATGCCGGCGAATGAAATGCTGAAGTTAATTCGTGAAAAATCAGAATTATTGGAAATGGACAGAAAATTCTTGTCGCGTTCTCTAAACGAAGGTTTTTCGGGTGGTGAAAAGAAACGTAATGAAATTTTCCAAATGGCAATGTTGGAACCAAAAATCGCAATTTTGGACGAAACCGATTCAGGTTTAGACATCGATGCATTACGAATTGTTGCTAACGGAGTGAATAAATTGAAAAACGAAAACAACGCCGTTTTAGTGATTACGCATTACCAACGTTTATTAGATTATATCGTTCCTGATTTTGTTCACGTTTTAATGGATGGAAAAATCGTAAAAACAGGTGGAGCAGATTTGGCTTTAGAGTTAGAAGAAAAAGGATACGACTGGATTAAAAACGGACAAGTAGTATAACATGGAGTTGAAAGATAAATTATTAGCTTCTTTCATGGCTTTTGAAGAAAAGATTGATACACATTCTGAACTTCACGAGTTAAGAAGTCATGCCATAAAAAATTTCGAAAACAAAGGTTTCCCTACTAAAAAAGAGGAAGCTTGGAAATACACATCCTTAAATGCAATTTTAAAGAATGATTTTTCGGTTTTCCCGAAGAAAGAAAATGCGATTGAATTTAAAGACGTAAAAAAGTATTTCTTACACGAAATTGACACATATAAAGTAGTTTTCATCGACGGAATTTTCAGTTCGTTTTTGTCTTCAACTACACATGATGGTTTAGATGTTTGTTTGATGTCTTCGGCATTGACAAAACCTAAATATAAAATGATTGTTGATACTTATTTCAATCAAATTGCAAATAAAGAAGATAGTTTAACGTCTTTAAACACAGCATTTTCATTGGAAGGAGCATATATCAACATCCCGAAAAGTAAAGTGGTTGAAAAGCCAATCGAGATTATTTATTTCTCTACAGGAAATGAAGCAGCTTTGATTGTACAACCTAGAAATTTAGTAAT
Proteins encoded in this region:
- the sufB gene encoding Fe-S cluster assembly protein SufB, with translation MSKYTEDDLKVELENKEYEYGFYTELDSETFPVGLNEDIVRAISKKKEEPEWMTEWRLEAFRAWQEMIEPEWANVHYEKPDFQAISYYSAPKKADPNKKLEDVDPELLAMYKKLGISVDEQKKMNNVAIDIVVDSVSVATTFKKTLNEKGIIFCSISEAIKEHPELVRKYLGTIVPQKDNFYAALNSAVFSDGSFCYIPKGVRCPMELSTYFRINQGGTGQFERTLLIADEGSYVSYLEGCTAPSRDENQLHAAVVELIAMDDAEIKYSTVQNWYPGNKEGKGGVYNFVTKRGFCEKNAKISWTQVETGSAVTWKYPSVVLKGDNSIGEFYSIAVTNNYQQADTGTKMIHLGKNTKSTIISKGISAGKSQNSYRGLVQIGARAENARNFSQCDSLLMGNNCGAHTFPYIESKNASAKIEHEATTSKIGEDQVFYCNQRGIPTEKAIALIVNGFSKEVLNKLPMEFAVEAQKLLEISLEGSVG
- a CDS encoding iron-sulfur cluster assembly accessory protein is translated as MIKVSDTASKKIISMMQEDGFDAAKDYVRVGVKSGGCSGLSYELKFDNQICENDKIFEDNNVKIAVEKKSFLYLAGTILEFSGGLNGKGFVFNNPNAQRTCGCGESFSL
- the sufC gene encoding Fe-S cluster assembly ATPase SufC translates to MLQIKNLHASVEDKEILKGINLEIKAGEVHAIMGPNGAGKSTLSSIIAGNENYEVSEGEIFLDGEEISELAPEERAHKGVFLSFQYPVEIPGVSVTNFIKTAINEKRKANNQDEMPANEMLKLIREKSELLEMDRKFLSRSLNEGFSGGEKKRNEIFQMAMLEPKIAILDETDSGLDIDALRIVANGVNKLKNENNAVLVITHYQRLLDYIVPDFVHVLMDGKIVKTGGADLALELEEKGYDWIKNGQVV
- a CDS encoding MBL fold metallo-hydrolase; translation: MKLYPIEAGNFKLDGGAMFGVVPKTIWNKTNPADENNLIDIAARCLLIEDGNRLTLIDTGMGNKQSDKFFGYYSLWGDHSLDKSLEKAGFHRDDITDVFMTHLHFDHCGGSVNWNKDKTGYEVAFKNAKFWTNENHWEWSTKPNSREKASFLHENIIPMQESGQLNFIKRPDGDFLSESELGFGIFFADGHTEKQMLPHINYNAKTIVFCGDLLATAGHIPIPYVMGYDTRPLLTLDEKAKFMNAAAENNYYLFLEHDAHNEIITVEKTEKGVRLKEVFKSEDILK
- a CDS encoding S8 family peptidase — encoded protein: MKRNFRPLYLSLAFAFALASCGTQKMVSTPVENINNLPLKTTPVAENDLKRWSHLDLVKDTIPGMSVDKAYKELIKGKKGKKVIVGIVDSGVDINHEDLKAVIWTNPKEITGNGIDDDKNGYIDDIHGWNFLGDAVHEQLEMTRIVKKGPGTPDYDKAKAELEEELKGIQPQKQQLDFILNTEKTVATFLKKSDFTLEEVKAIQSDETGVKQAKAMFTQILSKSTKAEFDAQIEEFKDYVYGQINYNLNVEFDGRKIVGDNPNDLNDTKYGNNNVVGPEPKEAKHGTHVAGIVAQVRGNNLGGDGVTNNAQILTVRAVPNGDEYDKDIALGIRYAVDNGAKVINGSFGKYYSQQKEWVIDAIKYAESKDVLVVIAAGNESFDLDVTNKYPNDTYDGSPEFAKNVLIIGALSPAYGSKMIADFSNYGKNNVDIYAPGDEIYATTPLNTYEYLQGTSMASPNVAGVATLIRSYYPSLTAVQVKQIIMESGTPLKNTVTIGEDKHKANFADASKSGRIVNAYNALVLAAKMAK